The following are encoded together in the Zingiber officinale cultivar Zhangliang chromosome 8A, Zo_v1.1, whole genome shotgun sequence genome:
- the LOC122011026 gene encoding uncharacterized protein LOC122011026: MEAVRMAAIMSKNMEAVRMSERKQYENCVSCPRCGLSRWKLTKNKVEKKGVPAKVVWYFPPIPRFKRMFKSLETSRNLTWHADSTRVVGQLRHPVDSPSWKLVDHMWPEFESEPRNLRLALAADGINPHSNLSSWYSCWPIMLVNYNLPPNMCMKRKYIMLTMLISGPKQPGNDIDVYLEVLIEDLQRLWEGVDGVYDAYRRQFFTLKVVLLWTINDFPAYGNLSGCTTHGYYACPVCGEDTYARHLENGKKMSFAGHRRFLSRFHPYRRQMKEFNGMEELEEAVRPLSGIKLFDKLSDIRCEFRKKISVRGKIKKAKANKLEANIEEKDLGATNFRKCWKKKSIFFNIPYWKHLHVRHCLDVMHIEKNVFESLINTLMNVKGKTKDNVAARLDMVEMGIRPELTPIVGEKRTYLPLAACSFTKKEKLQVCKSLKDIKVPEGFSSNMNNIVCMDQLKLTCLKSHDCHVLMQHFLPIVIRDALPKHVRYAIIRLCFFFKDICCKVIDVAKWMYPFERSMKVLKSYVGSRKHPEGCIVQRYLAEEAIEFCSEYLNGVDPIGVPQSIRDSKANISGLQACNAPIVVQQVDLQQAHLTVLENMEEVAAEIDSYNGGTTSTLTWLAHGPRVQILKYNSYVINGNLYQTKARDDDRVCQNSGVSLVANTMLVCSAKDKNPLLADVSYYGVIEEIWELDYHQFHVPLFKCAWVANDKGIINNDECGFTLVNLNKRGHKNDEFVLASQVNQVFYINDPLKNGWSIVLPVPNRCYEGDDDDWSSIPYSRPIDDVDTHCIPAHERYFRSEIEGV, encoded by the exons ATGGAGGCAGTGAGGATGGCAGCAATTATGAGTAAGAACATGGAGGCAGTGAGGATGAGCGAAAG AAAGCAATATGAAAACTGCGTAAGTTGCCCTAGATGTGGCTTGTCACGGTGGAAGCTAACCAAAAACAAGGTTGAGAAGAAAGGTGTTCCTGCTAAGGTGGTTTGGTATTTCCCTCCCATTCCAAGATTTAagcgcatgtttaaatctttagagACCTCGAGAAATTTAACATGGCATGCAGATTCTACAAGAGTTGTTGGTCAGTTACGTCATCCAGTTGATTCACCGTCATGGAAGTTGGTGGATCATATGTGGCCTGAATTTGAAAGTGAGCCAAGAAATCTTCGCCTAGCACTTGCAGCTGATGGCATTAATCCTCATAGCAACCTTAGCAGTTGGTACAGCTGTTGGCCAATCATGTTGGTCAACTATAATTTACCTCCAAATATGTGCATGAAGAGGAAATACATCATGCTAACTATGCTCATTTCAGGGCCTAAGCAGcctggaaatgatattgatgtctaTCTGGAGGTGCTAATTGAAGATTTGCAACGATTGtgggaaggagttgatggagtcTATGATGCTTATCGAAGGCAGTTCTTCACTCTTAAAGTAGTCTTATTATGGACCATCAATGACTTTCCTGCCTATGGTAACCTTAGTGGATGTACTACACATGGTTATTATGCATGTCCAGTATGCGGAGAAGATACTTATGCAAGACACTTGGAAAATGGGAAGAAAATGTCATTTGCTGGCCATAGAAGATTCCTATCACGGTTTCATCCCTATCGTAGGCAAATGAAGGAGTTTAATGGCATGGAGGAACTTGAAGAAGCAGTTAGACCATTATCTGGGATTAAGTTGTTTGACAAACTTTCTGACATAAGGTGTGAGTTTAGAAAGAAGATAAGTGTGAGAGGGAAAATAAAGAAGGCAAAGGCTAATAAGTTGGAAGCCAatatagaagaaaaagatttaggaGCAACAAATTTCAGAAaatgttggaagaagaagtcaatcttttttaatattccttACTGGAAACACCTGCATGTAAGGCATTGTCTTGATGTTATGCACATTGAGAAAAATGTCTTTGAATCCCTCATTAATACTTTGATGAATGTTAAAGGAAAAACCAAGGATAATGTGGCAGCTAGATTGGACATGGTTGAGATGGGAATTAGGCCTGAATTAACACCTATAGTTGGGGAGAAGAGAACATATCTTCCTCTTGCTGCGTGCTCATtcacaaaaaaagaaaagttgcAAGTGTGCAAGTCATTAAAGGATATAAAAGTTCCAGAAGGTTTCTCTTCGAACATGAATAATATTGTGTGCATGGATCAGTTGAAGTTGACTTGCTTGAAATCCCATGATTGTCATGTATTAATGCAGCATTTCTTGCCAATAGTCATACGTGATGCACTGCCAAAACATGTTAGATATGCCATCATAAGATTATGCTTCTTCTTCAAAGATATTTGTTGCAAAGTTATAGATGTAGCCAA atggatgtatccatttgaaagaagCATGAAGGTGCTTAAGAGTTATGTGGGCAGTCGAAAACATCCTGAAGGTTGCATTGTTCAGAGATATTTAGCAGAAGAAGCAattgagttttgttcagaatATCTTAATGGCGTTGATCCTATTGGAGTCCCTCAATCAATTCGAGACTCGAAAGCAAATATTTCTGGCTTGCAAGCATGCAACGCACCAATTGTAGTGCAACAAGTTGATCTGCAACAAGCACATTTGACTGTGCTAGAAAATATGGAAGAA GTGGCTGCTGAAATTGACAGTTACAATGGTGGAACAACATCGACATTAACATGGTTGGCCCATGGACCGCGTGTGCAAATCCTTAAGTATAATAGTTATGTGATAAATGGTAATTTATACCAAACAAAGGCGCGGGATGATGACAGAGTTTGTCAAAACAGTGGGGTTTCTTTAGTTGCCAACACAATGCTTGTGTGTAGTGCTAAAGATAAGAATCCCTTGCTAGCTGATGTATCTTACTATGGAGTGATTGAAGAAATATGGGAATTAGACTATCATCAATTTCACGTTCCTCTTTTCAAGTGCGCGTGGGTTGCAAATGATAAAGGAATAATCAACAACGATGAATGTGGTTTCACCTTAGTTAATTTGAACAAACGAGGACACAAGAATGACGAATTTGTGCTTGCAAGTCAAGTCAACCAAGTCTTTTATATTAATGATCCATTAAAAAATGGGTGGTCAATTGTGCTCCCAGTTCCAAATAGATGTTatgagggagatgatgatgattgGAGCAGTATTCCATATTCTCGACCAATCGATGATGTTGATACTCATTGTATTCCTGCACATGAAAGATATTTTAGATCAGAAATTGAGGGTGTATGA